Proteins encoded by one window of Antechinus flavipes isolate AdamAnt ecotype Samford, QLD, Australia chromosome 4, AdamAnt_v2, whole genome shotgun sequence:
- the SLC35G6 gene encoding solute carrier family 35 member G6, producing MVAMCPSSLTLDDFTQPSPSPSPPGEERNKSLPWHQRCRPTDATKGLLVALLGGGLPAGFVGPFSRMAYQASHLPSLELLLCRCLFHLPIAFLLKLRGCPLLGPAGNRQRAWLHALLNVLSIGCAYTSVLVVPAGNAATVRKGSSTVCSTLLALCMESQRLSSYDWCGLVGSTLGLLIIVGPGLGTLQKGSEGVYTALGYVLAVLGGLALALGLLVYRSLDFPSSLLTVAFLFGVVGLMGALPGLFLLQTPVIPHDPLSWSCVWAVGVLALVSFVCASYAVTMAHPALVCAVLHSEVVVALMLQYYVLCEAVTPFDIMGAGVVLGSIAIITAQNLSCDREGEGLKE from the exons ATG GTTGCCATGTGCCCCTCCTCTCTGACACTGGATGACTTCACCCAACCATCACCATCCCCCTCTCCACCaggggaagaaaggaacaaaagcCTACCTTGGCACCAACGATGCCGCCCCACAGATGCCACCAAGGGGCTACTTGTGGCATTGCTGGGTGGAGGCCTTCCTGCAGGCTTTGTGGGGCCCTTCTCCAGAATGGCCTATCAAGCTTCCCATCTACCCTCCCTTGAGCTTCTTCTTTGCCGATGCCTTTTCCACCTTCCCATCGCCTTTCTTCTCAAACTGCGAGGCTGTCCACTGCTGGGGCCTGCAGGTAATCGACAGAGAGCCTGGCTCCATGCCCTCCTCAACGTCCTCAGCATTGGTTGTGCCTACACCTCTGTCCTGGTTGTGCCTGCTGGCAATGCAGCCACTGTCCGAAAAGGCTCCTCCACCGTCTGTTCTACACTCCTTGCCCTGTGTATGGAGAGTCAGCGACTCAGTAGCTATGACTGGTGTGGCCTGGTTGGCAGCACGCTGGGCTTACTTATCATTGTGGGCCCAGGGTTGGGCACTCTACAGAAGGGATCAGAAGGGGTCTACACAGCCCTCGGCTATGTATTAGCTGTCTTGGGTGGCCTTGCCCTTGCCCTGGGGCTGTTGGTTTACAGATCCTTGgacttcccttcctccctactgACTGTGGCATTTCTGTTTGGTGTAGTAGGGTTGATGGGGGCCTTGCCGGGGCTTTTCCTGTTGCAGACTCCTGTGATACCCCATGACCCACTGAGTTGGAGCTGTGTTTGGGCTGTTGGGGTTCTGGCCCTTGTTTCATTTGTATGTGCCAGCTATGCTGTCACCATGGCCCACCCAGCACTGGTGTGTGCTGTGCTACATTCTGAGGTGGTGGTGGCACTGATGCTGCAATACTATGTACTCTGTGAGGCTGTGACACCATTTGACATCATGGGGGCAGGCGTTGTATTAGGTAGCATTGCCATCATCACTGCTCAGAATCTCAGTTGTGATCGGGAAGGAGAGGGTCTTAAAGAAtga